Genomic window (Paucidesulfovibrio gracilis DSM 16080):
GGAGCAGGACCGCGAGCCATTGCGGTTTTCGTCGGAGGCCATGGAATTGCTTTGTACGCATTCCTGGCCCGGAAATGTGCGCGAATTGCGCCACGCGGTGGAGGCCGGGGCCGTGTTTGCCACGGACGGGCTGGTGCGCCCGGCGGATTTGCAATTGGAGGATGTTTCCGTCCCCCGGAGTGCTGATCATCCCCGTTCCACGCAAGGGGACGATACGGAGCTTTCGTTGGAAAACAATGAGCGGCAGGCGATTTTGCGCGCCCTGGAGCATACCCGCTGGAACAAGACTGCGGCCGCGGATCTGCTCGGCATCAGCCGGCGGGCCATACATTATAAGATCAACAAATACGGCTTGCGGGAGCCGGGTCGGGAGTAGCCCCCTTGAAACGCGGGACGCGGCCCGCTCCACTTGGGAACGGACCGCGTCGGTTGCGGGTGGAGGTAAGGGGTTACTTCTTGCTGTGGCAGTCGTTGCACTTCTTGGGACCCTTGAACGAGGCGTCCGCCTTGAGCATGGCCGAGTGGCAGCCCACACAGCTGTTGGGTGCCTTGCGGCTGTGGAAGGCCGAGTCATAGGACGTGGGTTCCCGCTTGTTTTCGCGGCTGGTGTCGTTGTGACAGCCTTCCGTGTCACAGGTGGAAATGGCGCTTTCGCCGTCC
Coding sequences:
- a CDS encoding cytochrome c3 family protein, with the protein product MRRIAIIAVALAALLCALTAVAIAAADAPKDAVEMKYPGEHAKYAPIMFEHHAGHLGVEGGCVTCHHTWDGESAISTCDTEGCHNDTSRENKREPTSYDSAFHSRKAPNSCVGCHSAMLKADASFKGPKKCNDCHSKK